One Choristoneura fumiferana chromosome 25, NRCan_CFum_1, whole genome shotgun sequence genomic region harbors:
- the Tfb4 gene encoding transcription factor B4, with protein sequence MADDNTPTDCSLLVVVVDTNPNQRYIIEDPKVLTNCLDAVIAFSNSHLMQKAKNQLAVIGCHFHKSEYLYPSPGKPLDVRQIDGQYELFTLVEKTIKMRLVNLIKSQPQEDKPGESLLAGALAMALCYISRVRRQLSPGLTMSSRILIVTGSSDTAAQYINYMNVFFTAQKQQVLIDVCSLDKHLSLLQQGCDITGGLYLKVPSLEGLLQYLLWVFLPEASERSKLVLPGGGRVDYRAACFCHREPLSIGYVCSLCLSVFCKFSPICTTCHTVFKIGGPLATKPKKKKMKI encoded by the exons ATGGCGGATGATAATA CACCAACAGATTGCAGTCTACTAGTGGTTGTAGTAGACACAAACCCAAACCAGCGCTATATCATTGAAGACCCGAAAGTGCTCACAAACTGTCTCGATGCTGTCATAGCATTCTCTAACTCGCATCTAATGCAGAAGGCCAAAAATCAGCTAGCTGTAATTGGTTGTCATTTCCATAAAAG TGAATACTTGTATCCTTCTCCTGGCAAACCACTAGATGTGAGACAGATTGATGGCCAATATGAACTCTTCACACTTGTTGAAAAGACAATCAAGATGCG ATTAGTGAACCTTATCAAAAGCCAGCCTCAAGAGGACAAGCCTGGGGAATCCTTGTTGGCGGGTGCCTTGGCTATGGCCCTCTGCTATATCTCCAGG GTGCGCCGACAGCTGTCTCCCGGCCTGACGATGAGCAGCCGGATCCTCATCGTGACTGGCAGCTCAGACACTGCCGCCCAGTACATAAACTACATGAATGTTTTCTTCACAGCGCAG AAGCAGCAAGTGCTAATAGACGTATGTTCCCTGGACAAGCACCTAAGTTTGCTGCAACAGGGCTGCGACATCACCGGCGGGCTGTATCTGAAGGTGCCTTCGCTTGAAGGTCTCTTGCAGTACTTGTTG TGGGTATTCCTCCCGGAAGCTTCGGAGCGGAGTAAACTGGTGCTGCCGGGGGGAGGACGCGTGGACTACCGCGCTGCATGTTTCTGCCACCGCGAGCCTCTCAGCATCGGCTACGTGTGCTCGCTCTGTCTCAGCG taTTCTGCAAGTTCAGTCCCATATGCACAACATGCCA TACTGTGTTCAAGATCGGCGGGCCACTTGCAACCAAgcctaagaagaagaagatgaaaATCTAG